The genomic interval TGTGTATTTTTTAGTACATGAGATTTGATGAGGACATTTTCACAAATATGACCATATAAATTCAAAGAGAAGATAtcattcatcttcatctttgttTCTGAATGCCTTCAAAAGCTCATTGCTTTTATATGCAGAGCAAAACAAGCTAACTTCTTGTGCTATCTGGTTTCGTTGCTGCCTATGGATGTAGAAAACAGAGTAAATATGGTGGATTTAGAAGAAAAGATTACTAGCCCGTCATAGTCTACTACTAATTAAGGTTTTGATTGATATTGAGGCTGGACAGTTGCAGTTTAAATACTATAACTTTAAAGTGTttagtaaacactaactgttataacttgaaaattaagttTTGTTCTTATACTTGTATTATGAAAAACCTATAatatctttacttttttttgtcaaaattattatttagaagtTGTATTTACTATAGATTATCAacttatatttcataattacattttttttttctacagaGCTGAAAGTTATAGCATTTCAATATCAAATAGGACATCCATGCTAGTATAGGATGCATCAAAGTTTTGTAGTTGGCTGCTTGAAAGAATTTTTCTGGACAAATTGTTATCGGCTAAATTCTATACACTCGAAAACGTCAAATGCCTCGATTCATTTCTCCCATGATATAAGACGAATTGATTGTTTAAATCAAATGCTTAAGATGAATCCGAGAGGGATTCATCTTACCAATCAACTTTGACTGGTTAactttctttcaaaaattcaGATTCCCGAATTTCATTAGAACTTAACGCTATTATATCTTTGTGGCTGAGTTTGATTATAGTGAtgggattttttaaaatcttgcAATCACTCCCCATGATCGCTGTTACTGCACAAAATTTAGCTGCTATCTCCATGTGAATAACGAGATTCCGAATCATCAAGCTAATTTTATCCCAACACAACTTACCGAGCTAATTGTATTCGCACGTAAAATGTTGTAGTTgccatctttaatttttgcattCCTCACAATTCTCAAACCTAAATATAATTTGAGAATACTTTTCTATCTTTGCCCTTTGTTGTAATCTCAAGCAACTGTATAATTTGATATGCAATCCAAAGTCCTTAGAAGCGATTTTAATTGGTTTTTTATTACTTGATAATTTGGGTTAGATTGAggagaatttaatttaatttttttttggtgtggTTCATCacctactttttttttttattattctaatacGAACAAGAAACCATGTAATGATTTCTTTAGGTTTTCATAAtatcaaatcaaaagaagaaaaaatcatgTAAACGGCAATTGCGTGATAAATTttgcttaaaaataattagagaaaTGGTAGGGTTATTTAAACCCACTAAAATACTTTCTGAACCCAATTGTTTATTAAATCCATTactaaagttaaaatttttaaaatttactctATAAACTCACCTAAATACCTAATATATCCCTCTTTAAACTAAAACCTCTTTATAACATAGTTTACAGGAAAAACAATGAGAgttcttttctattttcttttttcctgatcgagttaaataataaaaatgtataatcGCAGCCTCTGTTTCTTCCTGCGCAGGTGCACTGCAATTTggctatttttttataaccgaaaagtgcttttttttttttaattcaaaaatttagagTACACCacgaattaaattaatttgctaTCACTTGGATCTCAAAATTTTAGGATgcttcaaatttttgtttgaaacaaATTGCATCATTCCAACGAgagaattgaaaaatattaaaattataaggagattattttttatttttattattttatgaattgaaTTCTAAAGAGATTTAATtcaaaagagaagaagaaatttaataaaatccagtATCAACCACTGTATACCCAAATTACAATTACTAGAACAACAAACAAAAGTTGGAAAGGCTCAACTTTGGATGAGGGATAAGCATACTTCGATTGTGCTTTGCGGTGGGTTCAAAGAGggaataaaaagtaaaataattttatataattatttttgtctatAATAGTAATTTAGATTATGAgtaattatgtaataaaattattaataaaaaagtgagtttgaaaagtaatttggtaggttcaaataaaaaaaaaagcgtgATAAATTTCGTTTCTTGTCATTACTAGAATGCCCTTGTGGATAACGAATATTAACAAAAGGTCTTTCTGAAACCATTTGTCATTATAAAATCGTTTAAAGCACCGGACAACTCACAGCTCAATCTCGATGATCCAGATTCAAGCCAAGGGCATCAAGTTTATGCTATTAACGGTTATCTGTGACTCTGTCACCAAAAGGTCACTCTCCTGCTGCTGCTGACTTTCTCCCCCCCCCACCTTCCCttaaaagggaaagaaaatcAACCATCTAATTCTCTTTTTCTCGGGGAAGCCGAAGGTTTGACATTCCCTCTTCTTGAAAGCCTAAACACACAGAACgcttaaaagttaaaacccACAAACTCATCACACAAACTCGTCTGTTGTTGagacaatattttatttgtgagGTTTCAGCAATGGACGAATTAGAAGAAGACAATGGGTTTGAAGTGAGAGAGGAGCTCATGATTTCACCCAATGGTGGTCCAAAGCCTACACAGAGACTTGGCCATTTTCTCAAACCTTGCGTCAACTCCATTAAAGGCCAAGTTTTTGAGCTTCCTACTCACTGTCTTTCCTCCTTGCCCCCCATTTTTGAACCCAAAAGTTGGCCTTTAAATGTAAACTTTCACGGATGGAGGCCGCCGCAAAAGAAATGGAAAGCTTGGGTTGGAAGGATGGCTGCTCTGTATGAATCTATATGGAAGAAAGCCGGTATACATGAAGTAATCTTGAATTCGACGCATGAAATTTGGAGAAACTATGATTTGGTTCTTGGTCTTGCTGAGAAATGGTGTCCGGAGACcaaaagtttcattttttcattggGTGAAGCCACCATTACATTAGAGGATACGATGATTGCAGGGTACTCTGTTTTGGGTTCCCCTGTTTTTAGCCCTCTTGAAACAGATGAGCTGATGGAAACACAGGAGAAATTGAATCAAGCTGTAAAGGAACTCAATAGAAGTACAGCTAAGAAGCCGTAACATGGTAAGTGGATGGCTAAATTCATGGATAGTGGAGCGAAATTGATCATGAAGCCTTTCTTTCCCTGTGGCTGTCGAGGTTTGATTTTCCAAACTTTAATTCTGTAATTAGCAGATCTGTTTTTCCAATTGCTGTAAAATTAGCTAGAGGGACTAGAATTGCACTCTCGCCAGCTGTTCTTTCTGGAATTTATATAGATTTgagttttttaaaagaaaatattgttgCTTTAAGTTTGGTAGACAGTTGGGAAGATGAAAATAGGAAGTTAGAGATTACTATATGGTCACCGTTTCGGTTAGTTCAAATATGGGCTAGGGAGAGGTTTAAAGATTTGAGATCTGAGCCTAGTTTGATCATGAGAGGTGAGCCAAGATTTGCTCAGTGGCacaaattaatgatgaaaGATGAGAATGTGAGGATGGTTCTAGTCTTCTTCTAGATTCATCCCTGGAGTGTTTTGACTGGCGTCCCTATGCGAAAACTCTAAACAACTTGAAGCTGCCTATGTTTTACGGAGAAAAGGAAATAAGGGTACTGGTTGATGGTGACTTGCCAGAGGAATTACAATCATGGGGTCAATGCTTGAGGGTTTCGGAGCTACTTGGGCTGGACTGTGTAGAGCAGTACCTACCGCAGAGAATCACAATGCAATTTGGGATGGACCAAGACCTTCCAGCTAGTGTTGCTCCAGCAAATAAGAGTCCTAAATCTGCATGGAGTTCTTTCTGTAAGCCTGTCACTTATGCCAAATTGTACATACCTTCCAGGCATTACGAGGCAGGTGTTACCACCCGATATCTGAAGTGGTGGAAGAAATCACTGTCACGTCTGCAAAGTGCAAGTGATGGTGCTTTgccacaaaaaaagaaatccctCGATGTCTAAGATAATACCAAAGGGATCaaaaggaaagagagaaaatagtTTCCCTGGTTTTAAACAGATCCCTAAGAAAGCAAAGAGAATGAAGAAAAGTGATGCTGCTGCCTCTACTTGTTCTCATTTTGCATTGAAGAGCTTGGGAAGATCACCAAAGTCATTAAAAAGGAAGAACAGAAACAATGATAACAATAAAGATAATACCAAAGGGATCaaaaggaaagagagaaaatagt from Citrus sinensis cultivar Valencia sweet orange chromosome 9, DVS_A1.0, whole genome shotgun sequence carries:
- the LOC107176684 gene encoding uncharacterized protein LOC107176684, which produces MDELEEDNGFEVREELMISPNGGPKPTQRLGHFLKPCVNSIKGQVFELPTHCLSSLPPIFEPKSWPLNVNFHGWRPPQKKWKAWVGRMAALYESIWKKAGIHEVILNSTHEIWRNYDLVLGLAEKWCPETKSFIFSLGEATITLEDTMIAGYSVLGSPVFSPLETDELMETQEKLNQAVKELNRSTAKKP